From the genome of Triticum aestivum cultivar Chinese Spring chromosome 1A, IWGSC CS RefSeq v2.1, whole genome shotgun sequence:
GTGCGTGAGTGGCAGAATATTAGGGCCAGCTTGTGGCTCGGCTGTGTGTGTGGGTGTTATGTATGGCATTTTAATTATTTTGGTTGTGTTAATGAGTGGAAGTGAAAAATGTAGGATATGTGTTTCCACTCGGAGAGAAAGCAAAGCTAGTTCTTTCCTAGGTGAAATGTACTCCCGCATAAGGAAATATAAGAACGTTGCTTAAAATAATAGTAAAAGCCAACAGCTGGCTTCGCCATTGCCGGCAAGTACGCTTACGTATTTGAATACCGTGCGCTGGACGGGCCGCGTACACATACATCTATGCATATCTAAATACCCGTGTGTACCCAGCTAAAGAAGAGGAGCTCAGTATCcgcaagaaaaaaaaagaggaactGAGAAAGGTAATGGGCACGCGTCATGTACTTTACCTCCTAGACTCGCATCAACAGAAACTCACACATAAGGAGACGTCCCCGCAGCGGCACGTACAAAAAGGCTAAGCACTCGATCGATTTTTCATAGAAATTGGCTCACACGCATAGCAAAACGAGTTGGCTCGATACACACATACACGTAAAATTTTGGTCACATATCACATAAGAGGCAAATAGGTCTTTTCACGTATGATTTAACACCAGTAAAGCTTAAAATGGACGAAAGTATTATAAAGGGCATAAAATTTAAACTCGAAGTTAAATAAGGAATGAAATGTTTTTCAGTGTTAAATAAGGCAACAAATTTTAAAACAGTGTTAAATAAAGAATTCTCTCCAACATCATAGTGGACCTTGCCATCTTGCTGCATTGCTATCCTCTACCCAACCTCCTCAGTGATCATCACTATCCTAATATGCACATGTGGAAAGAAGAAAGTACACAGTGCCTGAAAAATAGTACTAGTTGGCAGTATAAAAAAACTTGGTAGTTCTAAATATAATTGCAAAGTGGGGTTTACAGCAAAGACAATGTACCTAACCCGGAAATGGTACTTTCACATTCATCTTCATCTATACAGCTTACGCTGAACATGCTCATTGTGGCACAACATTATAGATAACCTATCATATGCTCAACCTCGTCAACAATCAGCATTATCCTCATGCGCACACATGGACAAGAAGATAGTACCTTTCACCGGGAAATAAAACTTGGCAGTTTGGAGTTCCGACTTCCAACATAAAACAAGAGGATTATTAGCGCGTGGTGCTATTAATTTGGAAAAGATGATAGCCTCCAAAAGATGTCATAATTTTAAACATCAAATAAATTATAGGCTACAAATTGTTACATGGCATCTTCACGGGACGTGGAGACAGGAACGCACCTGCCTCCTCCCGAGTCGCCCTCGTGTAGCGGCCGGGAGGCTCCTAGATCCCGTCgcccggcctcccctcctcctcctcctcctccctcgtcgCCGCCTGTGGGCGCGGCAGGGCGAAGCCTTGCCGTCGCCGGCGGCAGTGGGGACTCGGGGCCGTCCCGCTCGTGAGGGGCTAGCGCGGGCTGGCGCCCCCGGACCGGAGCGTGGTGTTCGGCCGGACGTCATGACGGgaggtggcggcgctccggcgacTCCATACCTCCACGGTAGGCGGCTTCAAGGTCTGAGGCGTTGCGGTcgtcagggacggcggcggcgcggccggatcaGGGCCCAGGCGTGGGCTTGGTCTCCGGGTCGCGGTCGGCGCGATGGCGGGTGCGGCACGTCGGCAGCTGGGCGGATCTGCGGATTCCATCCTTGTTTGGTCCTTGACGACGCGGGCAACTtcgagggaaaccctagatctccttgggatCGAGCGATGGCGGTGCTTTTGCGTCGTAGTCCCTCTTCAGGGCGTCGTTTTGGAATTTGCTACGGTTGAAGGGACCAACGACGCCGACGGCGCACGCCCGGTGGCGCAAGtgccgatgaaaatcgcgccgactactATCATGGTGGACGATGGCAGCGTCTTTGATGTCGTTTCCTTGTCGGGGCACCGTCGTTGCAGTTTGCatcatcaggctcgggatgctccgggggaaaccctagatctgggtctcccgGATTGGACGATGATGGCGTTCTCTGTATCGCTTTCCCTCctaggggcatcgttttggagcaagtgatgaATGGAGGtggcaagaggaggagcggtgttacatctaccgcAAGGCCGACGGCGGATCACGGCGCTGCGGAGTTTCGACGATGGGCGCGCGTGGATGAACACGCGCAGGATGATGGCGTTGTCTGGCGTTGTGAtggcgtcgacggcaggcctggcaaggttgatgtagcagtacaacactgaagatggattggtggcaggtggctgcggcggcctcatacccgggaggcgtcctggttgaggagtgcgccggactggtgggtgcccacccggcaggcgtcctggttgggacctcaggtcttagatgttaggtttgactgcgaggtttgtttggtattagctcagactatcagcatcccttcatcaactggataggagtagcgacacatgttgcctagacggtgactTTAGTCTTACTATTGTATGAGTTTGTAAGGTcgtgtgtgaataattaataaagtggctgcatgcatcgtccagatgcagaggccgggggtccttctccttttctaaaaaaacaaattGTTACATCGAGATTAAGAACCCTTCTTGCACTTGTTGTTATAGAAACAACTTTCAATTACAAGCCTAAAATTTTCCAAGATTAAGAAACGATCCTAGACCTTCACTAGTCCAAATCGTCTGGTTGAAAACATAATTCATAGTTTCATACTATCATATAATTGGTCCATCAACCAGATGACACCATTCCAAAACATGCTGCTAGTTAAAATAGACAAAGGGGTTACCACTATCTGTGAAAAGCTCAGAGAGGAACTTCTCACATGCTACAATTATACATTAAGTTCATCATTAGTCACATATCGTAACAAGGGTAGTGAGGACGAGCAGCATCAATTTGTGCAATCAGTTCAAGAGAGAATTATCATTTCACACTGATCCCAGCTTTACATGAGGCTTGGAAAAAAGactcacaattgaaaacaaaatTAGTAATAAATATGGACTAAGGGAGAATTTCACAAATACAACAGAACGTTCAGGTAAATCATTCGTAAGCTGGTCCAAGCAATCATAGTATCATAATCAAAAACATATATGCACCTAGCTTATTAACTTGCAGTTTTAACTTTTTAGGCATAAGCTGTCCTTATATCCGTCGACAGTCTCATtctcagcacaaagctcttgtttTCTCATGCACAAAAGGCAGACAGCCAAACAGGGCCAGGTTTTCATTAAAGCCATCAAGCAGATCACAGAACTACAGATAACATTATCATCTACCACTACTGCTAATTTCGCTCAGAATTAACTCTCCTTTGTCCACCCCCTAATTCCAACCTCTGGATCAGGTCATTGGTCCTTCCGTCGCTGCAGGAAGAAAACCAGCTTTGTATCAGTAGGATGCGAGTATATTCGGTTCTGAGACACAACCAGATGAATTGTATGAACTTCACTACGCCATGTGGGCAGCGCTAAACGTACTGAGATGGCCGCACCCATCAAGAGGTGCCGACCGATGCTTAATGTCTGCAAGCGTTGCCTCGTAGATAGTCATGTCCCTCCTTTGCCAGCCTTGGAGCACTCATccatcctccctccctccctctctccccggaCGCGTAAATGTCGGTTTCACCACATGGACAGACTATGATGAACGGCCCAAGGAACCAAAGTTAATCTAAAGGCTAAGAAGATCAGCTTATAGCTGATACCGAAGTCTAGCAACAAACCTGTACCGAGTAAAGTCACGCCTCAGGTTTTTGAGGGGCTTCCATCCCTCAAGGCCCCAAGGGCCTGCGCTGCTGCAATCTCTTCCTTCAGAGAATCAATTACTTTTTGCAACACAACCATTTCAGCTTCTCGAGCAGCAGAAGCCTCCTCAATCATTTCCCTCGTCCCAACTTCACGCCTTGGTAGGTAAGCTCCTTGATCCGCATTCGTTCCAGTTGCATCTCTTTCCTGAGCATCTTTCACCGGCCCAATTGGTCTAAGGTAGTAAAGTGTTTTAGTTGAAACCCTCTTGACCAATTCAGGATTTGCATCCACTGGATTGCTAGAATACGTCTTATTGTTTCCTACAAAAAATTTAAAGATAAAAGGAAGGAAGGCTGCATTAGCACTAGTTTGTTGTGATGTTTAATTTGCCTTTTGTCTGGATTGAAAGATAGAACTGCCACTCCATGAATTCTCATACCTGAGCCCTTCCTGTTGACCACTAAGCAATCTTCCATAAGGGTATCTGATTGTTGGTTTGATGCTGATGCATCTTCATTAGCTTTTTCATTACCTTCCCTCGGCATTGCACCCACCTCACGTTCCTTGCCCACTGATTCGTCAAACTCTTCATCACTGATCAAAACGATGTCTTCAAGACTTGGCTGCACATGACCTACAGTTGCACCCACCTCATGTTCCTTGCCCACTGATTCGTCAAACTCTTCATCAAGCATCACCACGATGTCTTCAAGACTTGGCTGCACATGACCCACAGTTGCCCCAATAGCTTTTCTGTTGGTTGTGCTTACTGCTCGCTTGACAAGGTGACGGGGAGCTACTTCACCATGTTCTGAGCTGCTATTCTGTTTAGCGAAGACATCAGGTGAAGCTTGTTTCACATTTTTAGTTTGTGTGCCCTTTCTTACACATCTCAGGGTCGAATCATCCGCAATTTGTGCTGACTCGGCAACTTCCGCAAGATGTTCCAGGGTACCCTGAATGGTGTCCAGGCCATTAAGTTTTTCAACAGGAGGAATATCAGTCTGTGGAACCTCGACAGTATTTAATCTCGAAAAAAATACCTCGAAAGTATCTGGCCGAGACATCCCTGGGAGCACATGCTGCTTCTTGCCCGAATTATCATCATGAAGCACCTCCATGTTTTTGTCCCTTGGGCCAACCAAAACAGGGAACTCCTTCGAATTTACATTGTTATCAATGGCAGTATCACACCCAGAAGCGTATGGCCTCCACCATCGTGTGTACTCAAACGTCACAGCCAGAGTATACTGTGGAACGATGAAGGCGAAATTGCTAGGCTCCATGAAGTATGTTCCCCAAGCAATCTTCCAGTCCGAGTTAACACGGGCAACAGATCCAGGCACGTCCTGATCGAAGCCAAGCTGCCTTGCAACACGATGAGGATTGTACTGCTCAATGCAGCGCATGCCTACAAGCTCGCAAGCACGCAGACACTGCGCAAACGATAGCAGTTGTAGGCTTCTTGCCATGTCCCGGCCATGAACCCAAGAGCAGCTCTTCTTGGGAGACGGAGCAAAGCTGAAGCTTCCATAGGGCCTCCACTCAAACTCCATTGGCAACATGAGCACTCTGTGGAGATTTATGGGGTCAGTTACCTTGTGGACTTGATGCCACCGGGCGGCCCAAGGCTGGTGACGAGCGACGGGGTCGAGAGTGGTCGCCATTTCAGGGCGAAGCTCCGGGAACCTGGCCAAGACCCAGAGCTGCAGGATGTGCAGCGGCGCCCACCCCACGAACGGCTGGTATCTCTTGCCCGAATTGATGTAGCGGTTCAGCGCCGAGAGGTCGCTGTAGATGCTGGCGAGAGCGGCGGGTCCGAGCGCCACGCACCCGCCGCGCGCCAGCCGGGCGGCCACGGGGAGCACCTCCGCCCGGACCACGTCGAACGGCGGCGCCGGCAGCACGAAGAGCGACAGCCACATGGCCAGGAACGCGCCGTGCTCCAGTAACCCGGtggcgccgccgtcgcccgcggcGGGCCCCTCTCCCGCCGGGGGCTCGAGGAACGGCATCGCCCACGCGGAGTGGTCCGGTCTCTGGCTGTCGCTCCGGTAGAGCGCGCGGCGAACGGCCTCGAGCGCCTCCACGTCCTCCCGGAGCGCGCCCTTCGGCGGCGCGCGCACGGGCCTGCCGAGCAAGGGCAGCCCCCCGAGCACGGCCACGTCCTCCAGCGTCACCGTCGCCTCGCCCCAGGGGAACACGAACGTGTTGGTCTCGGCGGACCAGATGGCGGCGAGCTGGAGCATCGCGCGCTCGTCGCGCCGCACCCGACAGGTGGTCGCGAGGATGGCGTCCTGGATCCCAATCTTCCGCCACAGGGGCTCGCACCGCGGGCGGAGCTTGGCCACCCACCGCGTCCACAGATTTGGAGCTTCCGCCCAGCCCTTGAACTCGACCTGGAGCCCGTCGGTGAGAATAGGGCCAGCGTTGCGGGGCGGAGGGGGTAGAGGGGGGCGCTGGCCGGCGCCCGCGCGGGGGTGGAGGAAGTGGGCCAGTCGAACGGTGGGGGTTGACGTATCGGCGCCGCTGGAGATGACTGGGACAGCGGACTCTTGGACAAGGAGctgctcgccgccggccatggcggtgGCCGGTGGGGTTGGTGGTCCGGTCTGGGGTTCTGGGCTTTGAGGACGGAGCAGGTGCGCACTCATATCGCCCCTGATTAAGGCctcttagttttttttttttgcctaaAAAGGTCATAAATGTTTTTTACAGGATTTTTGGCGGTTCGAATACTCTTTTAACATTTTTTTTGCATGGTCatatgtgtctcattcatatcataaagattaaaaTATAAGTCACATAAAGACTGACATGACAAAACTAAGAAGATAGCACAACATTTctaagcttgacaccaacgcctgtCACCTGCCTACGGCATCACCATAGCAGCCACCGGAAAAAATAAATAACGGATCACCTTCTCAGCCGAGCTCAATGCAGCTCCGCTTTGCAGACCTCCAAGGTGGTTCGCCAAAGGCGAAACCATTGTCgtttgaacgaatcagaccggggcaacatcccagacacgccatcgaactccagatctgacaCCCTCACATGACTAAGACGTCGGAGAAGGAAACCATATATGCCGTCCACAAACCACGAGCCTAGCACACGTTTCGTctttcagatgtcgtcgatgcagaccacaatctgcatccgctcctcgactacctcccaagctccacatCGACGTTGGAGCAGACGCCCTCGCAACGACGGAGCCCTAGGACACATGTCCATCACAAGGATGCCGCCGCCGTCATGACATCCCTACTTGAACAGACTGGTTCTCAGATCCTTCACCAACCATAGAGACGATCCCCTCGCCGGAGAAGAATCCGAAACTTCTTTATTCAGCATTGtcatcgtcgtcgccgtcgaaGCCAAGACGTCGAACAATCCAAAACCCTAAACTTTTTGGACCCTAAAACCTAAAGTTATAAACGATCCACacgcgacccccctcaccaccgaggACCAAAAGGTCGCCGGTGGAGGAGAGCCGCCGGAAGATGGCGCAGGAAGGAACGGCTCTTCtgtggcggcggctaggtttctTGCTACAGGAGGAAAACCCCCGAATCTCTTTTGACATCCTTAAAAAACTTTTTTAACCTGTAGCACCGGATCATATAAAAATCTACTGTATAGTCCGTATTTTACTGAGGAATCATTTGTACATTCGATAGAAAAATTATAATTTTTGAGAAGCGTCCTGGGGCTTGCTGGTGGACAGGACAGATGATGTGTCGCCACTCGCCAGCCCGGGCTCCCTTGCACAGTTCTAGTAGCGTCGGGTCCGTTTGGTTTAGGGTCTGTGACCGACGGAGCCGCAATAAAAAATCAGCGAGCGGCCCGCAAAGATTTGGCTGCATCGCCGTCAGTCATCATCACCAAAATATTGGCCCGCCCAACCGACCCCGAACGCCCCAGTGCAATTCTCGCTAATTCACGGGGTGGGGGCTGGAAAACTCTGGCCAGATAATTTGGCAGCGCGGCTCACGTCCCGCTCTTTACGTGGGCCTCCTTCGGTGTTTGTTCAAAAAAGGTTTCCAGTGCAGCCCATTAATCTCGCACAAGGAACGCTGTTTTTTTTAAGATAGTAACGTCTCTATGAACGCACACTCAATTTTTATGATGAGTATCTCTAAAAAAACTAATCCGTCAAATCATCTTAGCATTGAGTCTCTTACCACGTAATCCGAAtgcctgaaataaatccaaaaatatgCTAGTAGCGGTGTTAAATTTAGGATTTGAATTCTGATGAACTGAGAGAATAACATTATTTATCTAATCATTCAACCATAAGTTGTTGTGTCGCGTGTTCACTGCGGAAAGCAAAAGCATCACGTACATGCGGCTGTTTTTTTAACCTTTTTTTATGCTGGGTTAGTTCCCTATAAAATAAACTTATTAGTACTTCTTTTCTAAAACAAAAACTCCAACATTGAGTTCTACAAAAAAAAGGGGGACGactccacaccccccccccccccacaaagcTTGTTGTAAGGGCACGGATGCACTTTGGATTGCTTCCTCATGAATCAGTTTACGTCTTTCCCACCACAGATACCACATAGTAATGATGATCAACTCTCGAACATTTTAATCTCCACAAAAGATAGATCCTGATCGAACATGAGAAGTAAAAAACTCTAGGACGGCCTCACCTGCACACGATCAACTTCACATGTTCTCATTATAGTTTCATCCAAACCCAACCTTCTCCAATCCTCTTTTGCTTTGTGACAGAAAAATAACACATGCTTTGTGTCTTCTGGATTCAAAGAGCAAGTAGGGCATCGCGAGACTTTTATGTGTCTGTTTGCAAGCGTAACACGACACGGGAGTGTACCATGCAATGTACGCCAATTGAAGATTTTCACCTTTGTTGGACACAAGAGCTTCCATATCTTCCGGTAAATTGGATTGATCATAGTTCTTCCCACTCCAATAGTATATTGAAGCTTCCCCCCATGTTGATGATCCACTCTGCAAAATATGCTAACCGAACCGAGAACATACCATTTTTCGTATAGCTCCATATAACAAAATTTGCATATCATGTTGGGGAAGAGGGATGTCAAGGATATGTTGTCCATCAATGGTCGTAATGTTTGTCTCCCCCATGTATTAGACACAGGGCCAATAAAGTAAGTAGCTCGATCGAGATATCAGATGGTTTCCTTTAAGAGTGATGACTTCTCTCTCAGCACAATTTGGGATCGAGATATCAGATGGTTTCCTTTAAGAGTGATGACTTCTCTCTCAGCACAATTTGGGATCGAAGCATCCTCCCAAATATGAATATTCTGAACATTTCCAACTATCCAAATATAGCCATGTTTCAGCGAATTCACACCCTCCATGATGCTCTTCCAGGTGAGCAACAATCCCTTCTACAACTTAGTGTTCAGTAAATCACCATCAGAAAAGTATTTCACTCTCAAAATAGTGGCACATAAGGAGTTTGGATTCTTGAGAAGACGTCAAGCCTGATTTGCCAGCATCGCTAGGTTAAAACAATGAATATTGCAAAAACTCATACCTCCTTGATCCTTTGGgacacacattttccaccaagcCATCCAATGCATCCTCCTCTGGTTGTACTCAACTCCCCGCCAAAAGTGTGTCATCGCATCAATGATTCCTTTGCAAATCTTTTTAGAAATTTTAGATACCGACACTGCATAAGTGGGATGGCTTGAACAACAGATTTGAAAAGAATTTCCTTCCCTCCAGCAGATAATGATTTTTCCTTCCAACCACTGATTATTGTAATGATGCGACCAATCAGATACTGGAAACAATCAGTTGTTATCCACCCCCACGTTGGCTGGCAAACCTAAGTATTTGTCACTGAGGGCCTCAGTCAAAATACCCAGAGTGGTGCACATTTGTTCCTTCACCTCGGCGCTAGTATTGGGGCTAAACAAGATACTCGACTTTTCAACACTCTCCATTTGACCCGAGGAGGCGCAATACAAGTCCAAAATTACCTTCAACGTTTTAGCATTGTGTATATTAGCCCCCATGAGGATCAATGAGTCACCAGCGAAGAGACGATTGGTGATCAGGGGAGCATCTCTACAAGCTTTCACTcccaaaatatttccattctcctCCGCATGCGTCAGTAGAGCAGTCAGACTGACCTCCGTACATAATAGGAACAAATAAGGAGATAAAGGGTCCCCTGATTTACGATCCGGTCAAAAGCTAGAATTAATTCtttagcaaaacttgtttgagacCCTAGCTTAAAGGGCACGGTCCTCCCATGGGTTCGATAACTCAGGTTCATCTCTGGGGAGAAATACGAGAGTCATTTCTGCTCCATTTCCTGATCACCAAAGGAAGTAATCACCCACACCACCAGTCCAGCCAAAAACGAATCGAAGAGCCATTACCTACCACAAACTCGACGTGATCACGAAAAACATCTTTCACCTTCACCATATCACGAAACTGGAAACCACCCACACTAGGTGCAAACAGAGGGCTACTGTTAAGTAATATTTAGCTTTCAAAAGATCAAACCACAAAGTCCTAGACCCCAAATTAAGAATCCTCCACCACCATTTGATAATAAGACACTTGTTCATCACAGAAGTATACAAAATGCCCAACCCCCCAAGGTTCTTGGGCTTACATATGAGTTTCCGCTTAAGAGTCTGTATTAATGCTTGTTGACAGCAGAGTTAAAAAAATTGTTGCAATGTTTGTCAAACCCAGCGTGGGTGCCTTCCGAAAGGCGGTAAAAACCCATCAGAAACATAGGGAGGGAAGAGAGACAAGCATTGATCAGGCGGGCCTTGCCAGCAGAGGAATTATAGCGACCGCGCAAAGGCATCACCCGGTTGCCCACCTTAGTAATAGCATGCGTGGACTCTTTAGCACAGAGCCTAAACTGGGCGATCGGTATACCAAGATATTTAAACGGAAAGGATTCTCAATTGCAATTGAGCATATCAGTCAGGCGAGTAGCCTCGCTCTCAGAAACGACAGTAACAATGACTTCACTCTTAGAAAAGTTAATCTTGAGTCCAGAAAGTGCCTCAAAACAAAGCAGAATAAATTTCAGATTGACAATACAAAGGTCATCAACCTAAATCATAATGATAGTACCGTCAGCATATTTCAGGTGTGAGATGCCAGAGGGGATCAGGTGAGAAACCACAGGAGATATGTGACCCGCATTAGCGGCTCTAGAGAGGATGCAAGAGAATGCACTAGCCATAAAACTAAAGAGAATGGGAGAGATGGGGTCTCCTTGTCTAAGGCCCCGACCATTGGCGAAATAAAGGCCCACTGCTCCATTAACAGCCACAGTCGTGTGTCCACCTAAGAGAAATTGCATGAGCCGGCGAATGTAGGCTCCATCAAAGCCTTTAGCCAAAAGAGTAGAGCGGAGAAAATCCCAACTAACAGAATCGCAAGCCTTCTCAAGTCCAGTTTGAGTATCACCGCCCTAGAGTTCCTTGCCCTAAGATGATGGAAAATCTCATGGAGACTGAGGATCCCATCAAGAATAAAGCGCCCCTTGATAAAGGCAGACTGATTCTGACTAATGACATGATGTGCAACAGGCCATAGCTTGGTAGCAAAGGCCTTGGCCGGGAATTTGCCGAAATCATTGATCAAAACAATGGGCCTAAACTGACGAATAGAACCAACACCTTTGACTTGGGAATGAGAGAGAGGATAGCGTAATTGAGACGAGATATATCGACCGACCCCAAACAAAACCCTTGAATAACAACATGGACCAAAGACTTAAGCACAGACAATAACTTTTTAAAGAAGGTAACCGAAAATCCATCAGGTCCGGGCACAAAATTGGAGTTCGAGGAGTCGACAACCGCGTCAATCTCCTCTGAAGAAAAGGGGGTCATGAGAAAAGCATTTTCAAGATAGAGACACACCTCGCCGCAGGCCAAAGAGATCTTGAGATGGTAATACCAGTATTTTTTATGATATTTGTGGTGCTTTGTACTTTTACTGTTTACCGCACGAGTAGATGGGCCTGTGATAGAAAACGCCGCCCACAAGAAGTGACTTAAATCCTTCAAAGAGTTTATATTGCGGTCGTCACTTGTAGGAGTAGGACTATTGATTACCTTTTGTGTGTCATCTCCCTCCCAACATTTGATAAATCAGAACGCATAGTGTTTGCCACCCAAAGAGCAAAGATATATCCAGAACAAGGTATAATTCGGATGATTCAAAAAATAAATAAGGTAGTAGAAATGAAGCTACCAGTGTGCTCGAAAGGATCAGAATCAGATGCTACGTTATTCTTTTGCATTCAGTTCTTGTATATATCACAAAGATCTGCTGGTCCTAGAAGGCTCAAGAGGGCAGTGGCTTGTGAAAGTGACAGTTACTTATACTCGTACTACGACTTTGTGCTCACAGAACGCACAATCATTGTCATAGAACCATGTTGTAGCTGTTTCTTTGCGATTGTTCATTTCAGTTACATCCTTGATATTGTGCTCTTTGACGCCATAG
Proteins encoded in this window:
- the LOC123053993 gene encoding uncharacterized protein isoform X1, with product MAGGEQLLVQESAVPVISSGADTSTPTVRLAHFLHPRAGAGQRPPLPPPPRNAGPILTDGLQVEFKGWAEAPNLWTRWVAKLRPRCEPLWRKIGIQDAILATTCRVRRDERAMLQLAAIWSAETNTFVFPWGEATVTLEDVAVLGGLPLLGRPVRAPPKGALREDVEALEAVRRALYRSDSQRPDHSAWAMPFLEPPAGEGPAAGDGGATGLLEHGAFLAMWLSLFVLPAPPFDVVRAEVLPVAARLARGGCVALGPAALASIYSDLSALNRYINSGKRYQPFVGWAPLHILQLWVLARFPELRPEMATTLDPVARHQPWAARWHQVHKVTDPINLHRVLMLPMEFEWRPYGSFSFAPSPKKSCSWVHGRDMARSLQLLSFAQCLRACELVGMRCIEQYNPHRVARQLGFDQDVPGSVARVNSDWKIAWGTYFMEPSNFAFIVPQYTLAVTFEYTRWWRPYASGCDTAIDNNVNSKEFPVLVGPRDKNMEVLHDDNSGKKQHVLPGMSRPDTFEVFFSRLNTVEVPQTDIPPVEKLNGLDTIQGTLEHLAEVAESAQIADDSTLRCVRKGTQTKNVKQASPDVFAKQNSSSEHGEVAPRHLVKRAVSTTNRKAIGATVGHVQPSLEDIVVMLDEEFDESVGKEHEVGATVGHVQPSLEDIVLISDEEFDESVGKEREVGAMPREGNEKANEDASASNQQSDTLMEDCLVVNRKGSGNNKTYSSNPVDANPELVKRVSTKTLYYLRPIGPVKDAQERDATGTNADQGAYLPRREVGTREMIEEASAAREAEMVVLQKVIDSLKEEIAAAQALGALRDGSPSKT
- the LOC123053993 gene encoding uncharacterized protein isoform X2; translation: MAGGEQLLVQESAVPVISSGADTSTPTVRLAHFLHPRAGAGQRPPLPPPPRNAGPILTDGLQVEFKGWAEAPNLWTRWVAKLRPRCEPLWRKIGIQDAILATTCRVRRDERAMLQLAAIWSAETNTFVFPWGEATVTLEDVAVLGGLPLLGRPVRAPPKGALREDVEALEAVRRALYRSDSQRPDHSAWAMPFLEPPAGEGPAAGDGGATGLLEHGAFLAMWLSLFVLPAPPFDVVRAEVLPVAARLARGGCVALGPAALASIYSDLSALNRYINSGKRYQPFVGWAPLHILQLWVLARFPELRPEMATTLDPVARHQPWAARWHQVHKVTDPINLHRVLMLPMEFEWRPYGSFSFAPSPKKSCSWVHGRDMARSLQLLSFAQCLRACELVGMRCIEQYNPHRVARQLGFDQDVPGSVARVNSDWKIAWGTYFMEPSNFAFIVPQYTLAVTFEYTRWWRPYASGCDTAIDNNVNSKEFPVLVGPRDKNMEVLHDDNSGKKQHVLPGMSRPDTFEGTLEHLAEVAESAQIADDSTLRCVRKGTQTKNVKQASPDVFAKQNSSSEHGEVAPRHLVKRAVSTTNRKAIGATVGHVQPSLEDIVVMLDEEFDESVGKEHEVGATVGHVQPSLEDIVLISDEEFDESVGKEREVGAMPREGNEKANEDASASNQQSDTLMEDCLVVNRKGSGNNKTYSSNPVDANPELVKRVSTKTLYYLRPIGPVKDAQERDATGTNADQGAYLPRREVGTREMIEEASAAREAEMVVLQKVIDSLKEEIAAAQALGALRDGSPSKT